The proteins below are encoded in one region of Candidatus Dependentiae bacterium:
- a CDS encoding DUF1622 domain-containing protein, translated as MGVLVIVISSFRAIKLYFLRFTRHQGTVIGINQIRLELGYGITLGLEFAVAGDIIGSVAHPSYSELGILAIIVLIRTLLSYFLNKELQSLTQHDK; from the coding sequence ATGGGAGTTTTAGTTATTGTTATTAGTAGTTTCCGGGCAATTAAGTTGTACTTTTTGCGTTTTACCCGTCATCAAGGTACCGTAATTGGTATAAATCAAATACGTCTTGAGCTAGGCTATGGTATAACGTTAGGTCTTGAGTTTGCCGTTGCTGGTGACATTATTGGCTCAGTGGCACATCCTAGCTACTCGGAGCTTGGCATCCTAGCAATTATTGTGCTTATTCGTACGTTACTTAGTTATTTTCTTAATAAAGAATTACAATCATTAACGCAACATGATAAATAA